AATGCCAGCGAATGAGATTGATCTCCTGGCAATCGACCGGGGCACGGTGACCGCGCCTGCGGGCTGCGGCAAGACCCACCTGATCGCTGAGGCCATCACTCGCCATGCCGGTGCTAAGCCGATCCTCGTATTGACACACACCAACGCGGGCGTCGTAGCCCTGCGGGGGCGCCTCGACCGCGCCGGAGTTCCGCCTACGGCTTACCGGCTTACTACCATCGACGGTTGGGCTATGCGGCTGATCTCGACGTTTCCAGCGCGGAGCGCCCATGACCCCGCCCTCCTACGGTTGGCCAATCCTGGTGCGGACTATCCGAATATTCGTGTCGCAGCGATCAATCTGCTAAAAGCGGGACACGTGAACGATGTCCTGGCGGCCAGCTATGCGCGCCTCATCGTGGATGAGTATCAGGACTGCTCAATCCGTCAGCACGCCCTCGTCGCATACGCTGCGCAGGCCTTGCCAACCTGCGTGCTCGGCGACCCGATGCAGGCCATCTTCGGGTTCGGGACCGACAATCTCGCGAAATGGCATGAGCAGGTTTGCGCATATTTCCCGCTAGTCGGGGAACTTGATACGCCATGGCGATGGATCAACGCCGACGCTGAGCCGATGGGAAGGTGGTTACTCGACGTGCGCGGAAAGCTTTTGCGCGGCGAGCCCATTGACATCCGCATGGCACCTGCCGCTGTGAAGTGGGTGGAACTCGACGGCACCGAGGATCACCAGAGACGACTGGTCGCGGCGCGCGTGCGACCGCCAAACGGCGATGGCTGCGTTCTGATCATCGGCGATAGCACGAAACCCGACAGCCAACGGCAGTTCGCCAGCCAGACACCAGGCGCCGTTACGGTCGAAGCTGTGGACCTTAGAGACCTGATCTCCTTCGCGCGAACGTTCGACCTTGCAGCCCCCGATGCATTGGAGCGCCTTGCAGAGTTCGCCCAGGGAATGATGACCAACGTAGGTGCCGCCGACCTATTGCGGCGCGTCCAGTCGCTGATCAGGGGCACGGCGCGCAATCCGCCTACGGACGCCGAGAGGGCCGCCCTTGGATTCGTTCGAGCCCCTTCTTATCGTGCCGCAATAGATCTGCTGGTCGAAATCGGCCGGGAGGGGGGCGTGAGAACGCACCGCCCAGCGGTCATGAGGGCCTGCATCAAGGCTCTCCAGCTCTGCGGTGGCACTGACGGGTTGTCGTTCCACGATGCCGCCATCCGAACCCGCGAGCAGTACCGACTTGTTGGGCGACCACTGCCGAAGCGCGCCGTCGGCAGCACTCTCTTGTTGAAGGGGCTAGAAGCAGAAGTAGCTGTGGTCCTCGACGCGGGCGCCTTGGATGCGCGGAATCTCTATGTCGCCATCACCCGGGGATCTCATGCCCTGACGATCTGTTCGCAATCACCCGTGCTGCACCCAAGGGGATGAAGCGCGGAGGTAGGACGATCGCGTAGCGCGAAGGTCTGGGAGGCTTATCCACGGCCGCGCGATCGGCGCCTCAAACGCAAGACTCGCGCGGCGGTGGGTAAGCCGCCTGCACGAATCGAGGGCTGTCCGGCCGTCCGCAGTGCTGACGACGTTGGCGACTGCCTGGCCGACGTGTGCCTGCCGCAGTCGACCATTGCGGTTGCGGTCCGGAAAGCGTTGGCGCAGCATCGTTCCCGATTGCGCTGGCTGTGTCAGCCCGGCTGATGCCCGACATCGCATCGCCCCTGCCCGCATCCGTGGGCGCATACGCCGGGCTCATCTCCTGAAAACCGGCGGCCGCAAGGTCTGGAGATACGCGTCAGGCTTCGGAGACGAAGCGTCTGCCCTGCCCCAATCGAGCATGCGGGACCGTAGCGGCATCAGCCGAGACGCAACTGCTGCAATCACGCCCGCGCCCTGCCCCAGCACCTCTGCGCCAACCGCGTCGTCACTACGCGGCGCCAGCCAGTAGTGACGACGCGCACGCTGCCCCAGCGCACGGGCGTTTTGCCGGGGCCGTCGCAAGTGACGACCCCACGTGACGGGCTCCCGGGCGCGTCAAAACCTCGGACCGTGCAACGCGGTCTGCACCCGCCCGCTCCCCGCGGGCCATGTCAGCCATGGCGCCAACCGGCGCACCCAGAGCCTTGGGGCAATGGCTCACCCAATGGATCGCCTTCCCGCAGGAAGCGCCATCGACGCCAATGCCGCGTGCCGCGGCGGCCAGCAGTAACTCGGCACGAAACGGGAGTGGTGTCCCGTGTCCCTCGTGGTTCCCGCAACGCCCAGGCGTTCGGGACGGACAGAAACACTGACCTGACCGAATACACACCAGCGACAACGAACCCGAACCGCCCTCAGGGGCAGCCGACCGAACCGACGACGGAGACCGACAGCAGCAACCGAATGCGCAACCTGAACTACGAGCTGAAGCAGCTGTGCCGGCGCAACCGCGACGGCAGCTTCGCGACGCAGCGCGATCGCGAACGCGTGCTTGACCTGGTGGCGAACCAGCTTCATTACCTCGGGTACCGGCACTTGGCCGCAACAAGCCTCAAGCCCAAGCACGTCGAGGGCTTGGTGGAGCGATGGCAGTCGGAAGGCCTCGCCGTGGGCACGATCAAGAACCGGATGGCGGAGCTGCGATGGTGGGCCGAGAAGATCGGCAAACAGAACGTCATCGCCCGCGACAACGACTACTACGGCATCGGCAACCGGCAGTACGTCACCAATGTCAGCAAGGCGCGGCAACTGACCGGCGGCGAGCTCGCCAGGATCACGGATCCGTACACGGCGATGTCGCTGCGGCTGCAGGCAGCCTTCGGGCTGCGGCGCGGCGAGTCGATCAAGATCCGCCCAGAGTGGGCCGACCGCGGTGACCGGCTGGCACTCAAGGACACCTGGACCAAGGGTGGGCGGCCGCGCGAGATCCCGATCCGCAACGCGGAGCAGCGCCAGGTACTCGACGAGGCCAAGGCACTGGCCGGCAGGGGCAGCCTCATCCCGGCCGAGCGAAGCTACGTCGAGCAGTTGCGCCGCTTCGAGTATCAGTGCGCGGCGGCCGGCGCGCACCGCATCCACGGCCATCGCCACCAGTACGCGCAGACCCGCTACCGCGAGCTGACCGGATGGTCCGCGCCGGCGGCCGGCGGGCCGCGTTCGAGAGATCTCACGCCCTCGGAGCGCGCGGCCGACCGCGAAGCGCGGCTCACGATCAGCGAAGAACTGGGGCACGAGAGGGAGCAGATCACTGCGGTGTACCTGGGCCGGTAGCCGCCGGCCTGGCTCACCCAATGCCCAGGATTCAGTCTTCCACAACGGCGACCACGCGCTTCGGTGCTGTCAGGTGCGATCTGATTCAACTGATCAGTCGGTCCGGCGACCTGAGCACTCGACACCCACCACGCTGTCGTCATTCGACCGAGCGGGCGGTTCGGCTGCAATGCAGCGAAAGCGGTGTTGGTCTCAGCGGCGTCGGACGTTAGCTGTTGGCTGGCAAGCGGCCGGTCGCAGAGGGAAGCGGCGCGCCGCGTGACGGTCAGCGTATCTGCCCATGAGCTGCCAATGGGGCGTGACCTCGTATCCGGCTCGGTGGCACGGGGCACTCGTTGGTTCGGGGCGGTGGGATCACCCGGCCTGCACAGGCGATCCGCAGCAAGGCGGGAAACCGCTCGCTTTGCGCAGCTTCCTTCTTGCGCTGCTTGCCACTCTACCTGTCGTTTGCTATCATTTGCCATCGAATGGTGGTGAACATGGCTGAATCCGAATCCTGGCTTTCGTTAGAAGAAACCGCGATCTATCTGGGCATGGGTAAGACCGCGCTGTACGCGCTGGCCCGGGAGGGGCGTATTCCCGCCAAGAAGATCGGGAAGAAGTGGCTCTTCGAGAAGGATGGCTTGGATCAGTGGGCGCGCTCTGCGCGGCCGCTGCAGTTGTAGGACTTCATAATAGGCGATTCAGTCCTCTCGTAGATTCAGATGCTTACGTGACTATTGTGTGCTTCCTTGTTCAAACCGTCACACAATAGTCGGGAATTGCTTACAGTCATCACAGAATAGTTGCGCCGGACTGATTCTGCCGCCGACGTTTCCGCGACTGACTAGTGATCGAATGCTATCAGGGGGAGGCTTCAAGGTACGACACGGACTGTACTCTTCCAACGGGTGCTTGTCGGCCTTATGTGGAGCTCCACATAAGGCCGAGGACTTGTCTAAGTCCGATGATGGGCAGCCGACCGGTCCCGGATAGGTTACCCGCCGTTTGCGTTGCCCGAAATTTCTCGGCCGCTACGTCGCTTGATGGTCGGCAGCGTGATTCCGCCAGCGCGCTCCGAAGCGGCCTTTCAGCGCGGCTTGGTGGTCGCGCTGGTGCTCAACGAGCAGCGACTCCTGGCTTGAGAGCGCATCCTGTAACGGTCTGAACTCGATGAGAGACCATTGTGGGTGACCGGTGTTCCGGATCAGGACGAAGCCTTATGAAATAATACGGCATGCCACTGAGTTCCGAAGACCTGCAAAACATTGCCACACGCACCCTGGCGCACTACGAACAGCACGCCCAGAGCTACTGGGAAGGCACGCGCGACCACGATGTCAGCCAGAACATCGCGGCGCTCCTGAAGCACATTCCCGGGTCACCGCCCTTTGATCTGCTGGATTTCGGCTGCGGGCCCGGGCGCGACCTGCACACCTTCAAGGCGCTGGGCCATCGCGCCGTAGGCTTGGAGGGCGCGCCCAGCGCGGCGGCGCTGGCGCGCGCCCACAGCGGCTGCGAGGTGCTGGAGCAGAGCTTCATGCACCTCGAGCTGCCCGCCCAGCGCTACGACGGTGTATTTGCCAATGCCGTGCTGTTCCACGTGCCCAGTCAGCTACTGCCGCAGGTGCTGCGACAACTACAGACCTGCCTGCGGCCGGGCGGGGTGCTGTTCAGCTCCAACCCGCGCGGCGATGGCCAGGAGGGCTGGAACGGTGAGCGTTACGGCGCATTTCACGACTGGCCAACGTGGCGTGCCTTGGTGATGGCCGCCGGCTTCGACGAGTTGGAACACTTCTACCGTCCGTCGGGCCTACCCATCGAGCAACAGCCCTGGCTGGCGAGCGTGTGGCGCAAGCGCTGAGCCCAGGCCCCACGGCACTGCGCATCTGCTGTGCTCGCCACTGCCGGTAGTGCAGCCGAGGCCTGCCTTCGTGTGGTGGCCGAGGTGGTACCTGCCTACGGCTACTCTAATCGTCCCTGAAATATTCATTTCAAGCGGCGAACGGTAGCTTTCGATCCCGAACGTCGGCAACGGGGTCGGGTCCGGCTGTAGCCTGACGTTCCAAGCGGTCATTGGGGTCAATAGCCAGGGCCTCGTGTTCTCAGCAATTAAAGTCGAAAACTCAGGAGCCTGATTTTCCTGGGTTTCAAGACGATCAGATCCGTCGCTACCCCGGGCTAAAGTCGAAAACTGCTCGGCGACCGTTTTCGCAGCGCTTCGACGGCATCAGCCGCACCTCCGCTCCAACTTCGAAGCCCGGGAGTCGCGTCACGATCTCGCTGCGAACCGAACTGCGGGGTCGCTACTCACATGGTCTCTTCGGGTTCGATCGCTCGTCAACGAACGACGCCTGATCCCCACCGATCTTGTATCCCATCGCCCTATAGCCACGCTGGCGCTTGTCCCACATCCGGAGCAGCGCCGGGTGGTCCGTGTCGACGAAATCTATGATCCGCACGTTAGTCTTACTCGCGTGCTCCCTGTGCAGACGCCCCGCGTACTGCTGCAGCGTGCCCTTCCAGGAGACGGGCATGGCCAGCACCAATGTATCGAGTGGCGGGTGATCGAAGCCTTCACCGACGAGTTTACCGGTTGCCAGCAGGATTCGAGGTGCATCAGGCAACAGCTCTTCCAGATCAGCCAGTATCCCGGCTCGCTGTTTCTTCGACATACGGCCGTGCAACACGTACGGCACCGGGATCAGATCCCCCAGAGCGGCCTTGATCGAGTCAAGGTGCTCGGTACGCTCAGTCAGGACGAGCACCTTACGACCCTGCTCATAAACACTCTTGACCTCTTCTGCGATGGCCTTGGTCCGTGCGTGGTCGTTGGCGAGATGCCGGAACACGTCCTGGATACCCGCTTCGGCTGGCAGATCAATCTTTGCAGACCGGGTGCGCGGCACCACTTCCAGATCGTGAGGCGCACCGGCCGGCGTAGCCGCCGTGTATCGGATCGGCCCACACTGCATGAAAATGATCGGTTGCAAACCGTCGCGACGAATCGGTGTCGCCGTCAGGCCCAGTACGTACCTGGCCTTTGTCCGCTTCAAGATGGCGTCGAAAGACACCGCGCCGACGTGATGGCATTCATCCACGATCACCTGGCCATAGTTTTCCACCAAGGGATTGACTTCACCTTGGCGCGAGAGGGACTGCATCACCGCGATGTCGATCTTGCCGGTAGGCTTCGTCTTACCGCCACCGATCGTGCCAACCACGCCTTTGCCAACGCCCAAGAAGGCCTGCAAACGTTCCTGCCATTGCTTGAGCAGTTCAGTTCGATGAACCAGGACCAAGGTGTTCACGCCCCGGCGCGCAATCATCGCTGCGGCAGTCACCGTCTTGCCGAAGGCTGTGGGAGCACACAGCACGCCCGTGTCGTGATGCAGCATTACAGAAGCGGCCGCTTCCTGGTCCAGGCGCAGGGTGCCGGCAAAGGACACTTCAAGCGGCTCGCCACCGAAGCGCTCGTCGCACAGCTCACAGGAGATACCGTTTTCCCGCAGCAAGTCCAGCGCGGCCTCGATGCAGCCCCGGGGTAAGGCGATGTGTTGAGGATAGTTCTCCGCATTGCCGACCACACGCGGCTTGTTCCATACGGACATGCGCATGGCCTGGGCCTTGTAGAACTCCGGATTCTGGAAGGCTGCCAGACGGATCAGGCGGTTGGCCAGGGCTTGCGGCAGTTGCGACTTCTCAAAATAGACGAGGTTGGCCAGCGTCACGGTCAGAGACTTGGGCATCGGCCCTTGCAACTGTCTGGTCGACGTGCTTTCGCGCTTCCAAGGCGTGGCCAGGTTTTCATCGTCGATGAAAGTGACGTCCAGCGGATGTGCACCACCTGTGGCCCGCAACAAGATCGGCTCAATGTCCTGTGCGGCCATTGGCTGGATGGACGCGAGAAATGCCCACTGATCCGGATACGGCCGCAGCTCGGCATCAACGAACACACTGCATCCCCGCTCGCGAGGCCACTTCTGCAACGGCAAGGCGATCAGATTGCCGAAGCCACCCTTGGGCATCGTGTCCTGGTTCGGAAACAGCCGATCATAGGACTCCAGCCTTAGTTGACGAGTCCGCGAACAGGTATGGCTGATGATAGCCGTGCCCAAGCGCCGGGCATCACGGGCAGAAACGCGATTGGCAAAGAATACCCACGCATGCGCACCTTTGCCTGATCGCGAGATTTCCAGAGCGGCCGGAACACCCAACTCCTCGCACGACTGCATGAAGGCGCGCGCGTCGTCACGCCAATCCGCCTCGTCAAAATCGACCGCAAGAAAACAGCACGTGTCATCCTCCAGGAGAGGATAGACACCGACCGTATGCTCGCCAGCAAGATGGTCGTAGATCACCGCATCGGAGAGCGGGATCAGCAGGCGGTTGTTGCAATCGCCACATTTGATGCGCGGCTTGTCGCAAACTCCAGCGCGCCACTCGTTGGCACAGGCCGGGGCGTAGCCCGCCTTGCCCGACGCTTTCCCTTCCCAGCGGACCGGATAGACATCTGTGCGCCCGCGAAAAAGGCGGCGGAACAGCGCGATTTTCGCCGTGGTGGAAAGTTTCGCAGTCTCCGGCTCTCGAGCTACCACGGCGGTCGACTGAGGCAGCCTCCACTCGATGCCATGCGCGTCTAGCAACGCGATCAGGCGAGCGTTCTCCGACTGGAGGGCGGCAAGAGCAGACGAATCACCCATCGACCCCATACTCGGGCGGCGGCCACTGTTGCGCAGCATGAAGAACGCGCATCACGGCCACGGTGCCGCCCTCGTCCTCGATGCGATAGACCATGACATAGCTTGGGCGGACGACGATTTCACGGGTACCGGCTATCCGCCCAAGTCGGTACAAGGTTGGCCGCTGCCGGGCGAGTTCGGCCTTTTCTTCGAATGCGTCATCCAACTCGATCGCAGCGACCGGGTTATCCGCCCCGATGTAGTCAATGATGGCCTCGCGGTCGGCCATGGCCATCGGCCGCCAGACGAGCTTCGTCATTGGGCGCGCCGTCGAAGCGCAGTCTTCCGGTTCGCGAAGCGGGCGCGAGCCTCGTCGTCGGAAATGCTCGGCCGGGGATCGTCGATGCTCGCCTGCACCTGCTCGCGGAACCACGCATCATAGGCAGCGGCCTCATGGGCGCGCTTCATGCGTTCGGAGGCATCCTGCCGCGGTCGGCGGCTGGCGTCGCCATCGCTGTAGTGGGTGGCGTCGAGCAGGTCGACGCGAACGATGTGCAGCTCGTTGCGCAGATAGTCCATGCAGGTATCCAGGCTGCGCCACATCCTGGGCTTGTCGGTGCGTTGGGTGCCGAGCAGTTTCTCTACCTTGCCCAGCTTGAGCATGACCGACCACCCGCCGGGTCGGCCGATGATGGAAGCGCCATGGATCGCACTAGCCTCGACCATGCGTCGCGCCATCGCGCTGTCGATTGTTTGCGTGCTCATCTGTTAGGCCCCTCTGCAGGCTGGCAAAATTCTGGATCGCGTTGCATTTTACTAGACATAAATACACTCAAACAATAGTTAAAAAGCATCTCCCGAGGTGGCATCTTCACCGCCACAGCTGCTCGAACGGCGCCGGGTTGGTTGCCGCGTGGCGCACGGTGTGCTGGATGCTGCGATGCCCCAGGTAGTCCTGGACGAGCCGGGTGCGGACACCCTGCTCGTCGAGCGCGTAGCAGCGAGCGTGGCGCAGCCTGCGGGGTGCGCCTCGAGGGACAGCTCAGCCAGTTCGCCGTAACGCCGGATCGCGACTCATGCGGTCCGGCGGTTGAGCGGCTGTCGCCGCTCAGAGACGAAGGACGTGTCGCCTGGCGGCGCACGGCGCACCCGCTCGGTGAGCCAGGCCTTGTTGGCCCGCAGATCGTCGCCGTGAAGCGGGTTCGGATCGTG
This DNA window, taken from Thauera sp. K11, encodes the following:
- a CDS encoding UvrD-helicase domain-containing protein, which codes for MPANEIDLLAIDRGTVTAPAGCGKTHLIAEAITRHAGAKPILVLTHTNAGVVALRGRLDRAGVPPTAYRLTTIDGWAMRLISTFPARSAHDPALLRLANPGADYPNIRVAAINLLKAGHVNDVLAASYARLIVDEYQDCSIRQHALVAYAAQALPTCVLGDPMQAIFGFGTDNLAKWHEQVCAYFPLVGELDTPWRWINADAEPMGRWLLDVRGKLLRGEPIDIRMAPAAVKWVELDGTEDHQRRLVAARVRPPNGDGCVLIIGDSTKPDSQRQFASQTPGAVTVEAVDLRDLISFARTFDLAAPDALERLAEFAQGMMTNVGAADLLRRVQSLIRGTARNPPTDAERAALGFVRAPSYRAAIDLLVEIGREGGVRTHRPAVMRACIKALQLCGGTDGLSFHDAAIRTREQYRLVGRPLPKRAVGSTLLLKGLEAEVAVVLDAGALDARNLYVAITRGSHALTICSQSPVLHPRG
- a CDS encoding phage integrase N-terminal domain-containing protein yields the protein MRNLNYELKQLCRRNRDGSFATQRDRERVLDLVANQLHYLGYRHLAATSLKPKHVEGLVERWQSEGLAVGTIKNRMAELRWWAEKIGKQNVIARDNDYYGIGNRQYVTNVSKARQLTGGELARITDPYTAMSLRLQAAFGLRRGESIKIRPEWADRGDRLALKDTWTKGGRPREIPIRNAEQRQVLDEAKALAGRGSLIPAERSYVEQLRRFEYQCAAAGAHRIHGHRHQYAQTRYRELTGWSAPAAGGPRSRDLTPSERAADREARLTISEELGHEREQITAVYLGR
- a CDS encoding helix-turn-helix domain-containing protein, coding for MAESESWLSLEETAIYLGMGKTALYALAREGRIPAKKIGKKWLFEKDGLDQWARSARPLQL
- a CDS encoding class I SAM-dependent methyltransferase, whose protein sequence is MPLSSEDLQNIATRTLAHYEQHAQSYWEGTRDHDVSQNIAALLKHIPGSPPFDLLDFGCGPGRDLHTFKALGHRAVGLEGAPSAAALARAHSGCEVLEQSFMHLELPAQRYDGVFANAVLFHVPSQLLPQVLRQLQTCLRPGGVLFSSNPRGDGQEGWNGERYGAFHDWPTWRALVMAAGFDELEHFYRPSGLPIEQQPWLASVWRKR
- a CDS encoding TOTE conflict system archaeo-eukaryotic primase domain-containing protein; its protein translation is MGDSSALAALQSENARLIALLDAHGIEWRLPQSTAVVAREPETAKLSTTAKIALFRRLFRGRTDVYPVRWEGKASGKAGYAPACANEWRAGVCDKPRIKCGDCNNRLLIPLSDAVIYDHLAGEHTVGVYPLLEDDTCCFLAVDFDEADWRDDARAFMQSCEELGVPAALEISRSGKGAHAWVFFANRVSARDARRLGTAIISHTCSRTRQLRLESYDRLFPNQDTMPKGGFGNLIALPLQKWPRERGCSVFVDAELRPYPDQWAFLASIQPMAAQDIEPILLRATGGAHPLDVTFIDDENLATPWKRESTSTRQLQGPMPKSLTVTLANLVYFEKSQLPQALANRLIRLAAFQNPEFYKAQAMRMSVWNKPRVVGNAENYPQHIALPRGCIEAALDLLRENGISCELCDERFGGEPLEVSFAGTLRLDQEAAASVMLHHDTGVLCAPTAFGKTVTAAAMIARRGVNTLVLVHRTELLKQWQERLQAFLGVGKGVVGTIGGGKTKPTGKIDIAVMQSLSRQGEVNPLVENYGQVIVDECHHVGAVSFDAILKRTKARYVLGLTATPIRRDGLQPIIFMQCGPIRYTAATPAGAPHDLEVVPRTRSAKIDLPAEAGIQDVFRHLANDHARTKAIAEEVKSVYEQGRKVLVLTERTEHLDSIKAALGDLIPVPYVLHGRMSKKQRAGILADLEELLPDAPRILLATGKLVGEGFDHPPLDTLVLAMPVSWKGTLQQYAGRLHREHASKTNVRIIDFVDTDHPALLRMWDKRQRGYRAMGYKIGGDQASFVDERSNPKRPCE
- a CDS encoding type II toxin-antitoxin system RelE/ParE family toxin, whose translation is MTKLVWRPMAMADREAIIDYIGADNPVAAIELDDAFEEKAELARQRPTLYRLGRIAGTREIVVRPSYVMVYRIEDEGGTVAVMRVLHAAQQWPPPEYGVDG
- a CDS encoding antitoxin PaaA2 family protein, coding for MSTQTIDSAMARRMVEASAIHGASIIGRPGGWSVMLKLGKVEKLLGTQRTDKPRMWRSLDTCMDYLRNELHIVRVDLLDATHYSDGDASRRPRQDASERMKRAHEAAAYDAWFREQVQASIDDPRPSISDDEARARFANRKTALRRRAQ
- a CDS encoding tyrosine-type recombinase/integrase — translated: MRHARCYALDEQGVRTRLVQDYLGHRSIQHTVRHAATNPAPFEQLWR